A genomic window from Clostridium aceticum includes:
- a CDS encoding HutD family protein has translation MKEKIIKKEDFITTKWAGGETTQLAIYPEDATLSEKNFLWRVSSATFTSTQSEFSDFSGYQRYILPLEGKLSLYHKGLYNRELDKYEVEYFDGSWSTFSENTLDCRDYNFIVKSGNSSKMQILRAGDECFLQNSEIVTLFSMKDFVINLCNHNEKRNIDGFSLFVIETDSQEKISITSADSPIIITEFVIN, from the coding sequence GGGCTGGTGGAGAAACAACCCAATTAGCAATATATCCAGAAGATGCAACTCTTTCGGAGAAGAACTTTTTATGGCGGGTTTCATCAGCTACATTTACATCTACGCAATCAGAGTTCTCAGACTTTAGTGGTTACCAAAGGTACATTCTTCCGCTAGAAGGAAAACTAAGCTTATATCACAAAGGGTTATATAATAGGGAACTAGACAAATATGAAGTGGAGTACTTCGATGGATCTTGGAGCACATTTTCAGAAAACACCCTGGATTGCAGAGACTATAATTTTATTGTAAAAAGTGGAAATTCTTCAAAAATGCAAATCTTAAGGGCCGGAGACGAATGCTTTCTTCAAAATTCAGAAATTGTGACGCTATTTTCTATGAAGGATTTTGTTATAAATCTATGCAATCATAATGAGAAAAGAAATATCGATGGATTCTCGTTATTTGTTATAGAAACAGATAGCCAAGAAAAAATCAGCATCACATCCGCTGATTCCCCAATCATAATCACAGAGTTTGTAATAAATTAA
- the hpf gene encoding ribosome hibernation-promoting factor, HPF/YfiA family, whose protein sequence is MKVIISGKNIEVTEALKGTVESKISKLDKYFNEGAEAQATLTVEKNRQMIEVTIPINGSILRAEEVTHDMYTSIDKVVDKLIRQLRKHKTKMEKNRVSNYETIRFENIPVFEDDDKDIEAKIVKTKRFALKPMVSEEAVLQMELIGHNFFVFANADTDEVNVVYKRKDGNYGLIEPEFD, encoded by the coding sequence ATGAAGGTCATTATAAGCGGAAAAAACATAGAAGTAACTGAGGCGTTGAAGGGGACAGTTGAATCCAAAATCTCTAAGCTAGACAAATATTTTAATGAGGGAGCTGAGGCACAGGCTACTTTGACAGTAGAGAAAAATAGACAAATGATAGAAGTGACAATACCTATTAATGGTTCTATTCTCAGGGCAGAGGAAGTTACCCATGATATGTACACTTCTATTGATAAGGTCGTAGATAAATTGATTCGCCAGTTAAGAAAACATAAGACAAAAATGGAGAAAAATCGTGTTAGCAATTATGAAACAATTCGATTTGAAAACATTCCAGTCTTCGAAGACGATGATAAGGACATAGAAGCAAAAATCGTAAAAACAAAACGTTTTGCACTAAAACCAATGGTTTCTGAAGAAGCGGTACTACAAATGGAGCTTATAGGGCATAATTTCTTTGTATTCGCCAACGCCGACACGGACGAGGTAAATGTCGTTTATAAAAGAAAAGATGGAAACTATGGATTGATAGAACCAGAGTTTGATTAA
- a CDS encoding DUF5317 domain-containing protein gives MICVVLEAIVLGLIIGKIRGGQFKRLGTTTLRFSWIILLAFSLRLAVSVMISLGQPLVIQYRMIFYLLSYSILFIALFFNMHFKCMWLIAIGSITNFLAILLNKGSMPINMTTLENFGFSNMMTSIELGALPQYIPMEEAALYSIYLGKGLSMPSIYPLKQIFSIGDLLMAVGIFFLVQHMMSSSLYHKTSKILHFDHKSKLPL, from the coding sequence GTGATTTGTGTGGTGTTAGAGGCTATTGTGTTAGGACTAATTATAGGGAAAATTCGAGGAGGGCAGTTTAAAAGATTAGGTACTACGACTTTAAGATTTTCATGGATTATTTTGCTGGCTTTTTCTTTGAGACTGGCAGTCTCTGTGATGATTTCTTTAGGTCAGCCTCTGGTGATACAGTATAGAATGATTTTTTACTTATTGTCCTACAGTATTTTGTTTATAGCATTGTTCTTTAATATGCATTTTAAATGTATGTGGCTGATTGCAATAGGCAGCATAACAAACTTTTTAGCAATTTTGTTAAATAAGGGGAGTATGCCCATCAACATGACAACACTAGAAAATTTTGGATTTAGCAATATGATGACTTCCATTGAGCTAGGAGCGTTACCACAATATATACCGATGGAGGAAGCGGCGCTTTACAGCATTTATCTAGGCAAAGGGCTTTCTATGCCTTCTATATACCCATTAAAACAGATTTTCAGTATAGGAGATTTACTGATGGCGGTAGGGATATTTTTCTTAGTACAGCATATGATGTCTTCCAGTTTGTATCACAAAACATCTAAAATTTTACACTTTGACCATAAAAGCAAGCTGCCTTTATAG